Proteins found in one Aquibium microcysteis genomic segment:
- a CDS encoding isochorismatase family protein, producing the protein MSEDLDANYAKAYGNRAGFGKKPALVLIDFAHAYFDRDCDLYAGVDDALASALRIREVAHEVGVPVVLTEVSYQPGGVNGGRFFEKAKPLKAFVKGQKTAAFAEGLVPRDDEIVVTKQYPSAFFGTSLASTLTAMGIDSVILTGLTTSGCVRASCVDSMSYGFTTSVVRDACGDRHPAPHEANLFDMNAKYADVVSEAEIIAYLRSLPMRNDR; encoded by the coding sequence ATGAGTGAGGATCTCGACGCAAACTACGCGAAAGCCTACGGAAACCGTGCCGGCTTCGGCAAGAAGCCGGCCCTGGTGCTGATCGACTTCGCGCATGCCTATTTCGACAGGGACTGCGATCTCTATGCCGGTGTCGACGATGCGCTCGCCTCGGCCTTGCGCATTCGCGAGGTCGCGCACGAGGTTGGCGTGCCGGTCGTCCTGACCGAGGTGAGCTATCAGCCGGGCGGGGTCAATGGCGGGCGCTTCTTCGAGAAGGCGAAGCCGCTGAAGGCTTTCGTGAAGGGACAGAAGACGGCCGCCTTCGCCGAAGGTCTCGTACCGCGCGACGACGAGATCGTCGTCACCAAGCAGTATCCGAGCGCCTTCTTCGGCACGTCGCTGGCATCGACGCTGACGGCGATGGGCATCGACAGCGTCATCCTGACCGGGCTGACGACGTCGGGATGCGTGCGGGCCTCCTGCGTGGACTCCATGTCCTACGGCTTCACCACGAGCGTGGTTCGCGACGCCTGCGGCGACCGGCATCCGGCGCCGCACGAGGCGAACCTGTTCGACATGAACGCCAAATATGCGGACGTGGTCTCCGAAGCCGAGATCATCGCCTATCTCCGCTCCCTGCCGATGAGGAACGACCGGTGA
- a CDS encoding isocitrate lyase/PEP mutase family protein: MADPALKAALKNKDFVLAPGVFELISALIADRMDFKALYVTGYGTVASYLGEPDAGIATYRDMIERIAQIVKMTSKPVIADADTGYGGLLNVRHTVRGYEDAGVTAMQMEDQEFPKKCGHTPNRRVIPLEDMVRKIEVAADSRKSDDFLIIARTDSRTGLGIDEAIRRGKAFAKAGADVVFIESPESVDEMKRVADEIDAPLFANMVNGGRTPLLPAKTLHEMGYSIAIHPAVGFLSVGAALEKAYADLLKNGETTDAVELYSFAEFNKLIGFQDVWDFEKKYAQV; the protein is encoded by the coding sequence ATGGCAGATCCCGCACTCAAGGCCGCGCTGAAGAACAAGGACTTCGTTCTCGCGCCCGGCGTATTCGAGCTGATTTCGGCGCTGATCGCCGACCGGATGGACTTCAAGGCGCTCTACGTGACCGGCTACGGCACGGTCGCTTCCTATCTCGGCGAACCGGACGCCGGCATCGCGACCTATCGCGACATGATCGAACGCATCGCCCAGATCGTGAAGATGACCTCCAAGCCCGTCATCGCCGATGCCGATACCGGCTATGGCGGTCTTCTCAACGTGCGCCACACGGTGCGCGGCTACGAGGACGCCGGCGTGACCGCCATGCAGATGGAGGACCAGGAGTTCCCCAAGAAATGCGGCCACACGCCCAACCGGCGCGTCATCCCGCTGGAGGACATGGTCCGCAAGATCGAGGTGGCCGCCGACAGCCGCAAGTCCGACGACTTCCTGATCATTGCGCGCACGGATTCGCGCACCGGTCTCGGCATCGACGAGGCGATCCGGCGCGGCAAGGCCTTCGCGAAGGCCGGCGCCGACGTGGTGTTCATCGAGTCGCCGGAGAGCGTCGACGAGATGAAGCGGGTGGCCGACGAGATCGACGCGCCGCTCTTCGCCAACATGGTCAACGGCGGACGCACCCCGCTGCTTCCCGCAAAGACCCTGCACGAGATGGGCTATTCGATCGCCATCCATCCGGCCGTGGGCTTCCTCTCCGTGGGCGCGGCGCTCGAAAAGGCCTATGCCGACCTGCTGAAGAATGGCGAGACGACGGACGCCGTGGAACTCTATTCCTTCGCCGAGTTCAACAAGCTGATCGGCTTCCAGGACGTCTGGGATTTCGAGAAGAAGTACGCCCAGGTCTGA
- a CDS encoding GntR family transcriptional regulator — protein sequence MADTTSLAGEAAGDGPRYVRIQKVLEERLVEGVYPVGSLIPTEIELAAEFNTSRFTIREALRYLREHGYVERRQGVGTRVISSSPHSTFFRSFGSLEELFQIAVETYYVILYTKRIALDPELAELVGGLPGEEWFEVAGVRWTRPGGTPICYIQSYIPSRFEHLIPLLDGHQGPFFALLERHSDGKIEEAVQEIRALPMPSEIERQLGLSKGSWALQLLRRYLTEQGILIASFNWHPAGQMVYRMHIQRAKPAID from the coding sequence ATGGCTGACACGACGAGCCTTGCCGGCGAGGCAGCGGGCGACGGCCCGCGCTATGTTCGGATTCAGAAGGTTCTGGAGGAGCGCCTGGTCGAGGGCGTCTATCCGGTCGGCTCGCTGATTCCCACCGAGATCGAACTCGCCGCCGAATTCAACACCTCCCGCTTCACGATCCGCGAGGCGCTGCGCTACCTGCGTGAACATGGCTATGTGGAGCGGCGCCAGGGCGTCGGCACCCGCGTCATCTCCAGCAGTCCCCACTCCACCTTCTTCCGCTCCTTCGGCTCGCTGGAGGAACTGTTCCAGATCGCCGTCGAGACCTACTACGTCATCCTCTACACGAAACGGATCGCCCTCGATCCCGAGCTGGCGGAACTGGTCGGAGGCCTGCCGGGCGAGGAATGGTTCGAGGTGGCGGGCGTGCGCTGGACGCGGCCCGGCGGCACGCCGATCTGCTACATCCAGAGCTATATCCCCTCCCGGTTCGAACACCTGATTCCGCTGCTCGACGGCCATCAGGGACCTTTCTTCGCCCTGCTCGAGCGCCACTCCGACGGAAAGATCGAGGAAGCGGTCCAGGAGATCCGCGCCCTGCCCATGCCGAGCGAGATCGAGCGGCAGCTCGGTCTGTCCAAGGGGTCCTGGGCGCTCCAGTTGCTGCGACGATACCTGACCGAACAGGGCATCCTGATCGCCTCGTTCAACTGGCATCCGGCCGGACAGATGGTCTACCGGATGCACATCCAGCGGGCGAAGCCGGCGATCGACTGA
- a CDS encoding aspartate/glutamate racemase family protein has translation MPCRHLSVYSQRAKLGLIVPPTNTVNEAEWMRMVPDGVTFHTHRMKLHADTASEAGRKALMDDLEEVFAMLKQARVDAVAYACTAGSMINPVDSLPDDLTARTGVKAVTTSASIIAALKKLGVTRLSVATPYADRLNEHETHFLEENGFAVEKLIGLGIGASGPQDYVRIAETPIEQVAAHARAAFVPGSEALLITCTDFPTLPLVEQLEAVLGVPVVTSNQATFWSILRTAGIDDRLAGLGQLLRNH, from the coding sequence ATGCCGTGCCGTCACCTGTCCGTCTACAGCCAGCGCGCGAAGCTCGGGCTCATCGTGCCGCCGACGAATACGGTGAACGAGGCCGAGTGGATGCGCATGGTGCCCGACGGCGTCACCTTCCACACCCACCGCATGAAGCTGCACGCCGATACCGCCAGCGAGGCGGGCAGGAAGGCCCTGATGGACGACCTCGAAGAGGTCTTCGCCATGCTGAAGCAGGCACGGGTCGACGCGGTCGCCTATGCCTGCACGGCGGGATCGATGATCAATCCGGTCGATTCGCTTCCCGACGACCTGACGGCGCGGACGGGGGTCAAGGCGGTCACCACCTCGGCTTCCATCATCGCGGCGCTGAAAAAGCTGGGCGTGACGCGGCTGTCGGTCGCGACGCCCTATGCCGACCGGCTTAACGAGCACGAGACCCATTTCCTGGAGGAGAACGGCTTCGCCGTCGAAAAGCTGATCGGGCTGGGCATCGGCGCCAGCGGCCCGCAGGACTACGTCCGCATCGCCGAGACACCGATCGAGCAGGTGGCCGCCCATGCGCGTGCGGCCTTCGTGCCGGGCAGCGAAGCCCTGCTGATCACCTGCACCGACTTTCCGACGCTGCCGCTCGTCGAGCAGCTGGAAGCGGTGCTCGGCGTGCCGGTCGTGACGTCCAATCAGGCGACCTTCTGGTCGATCCTGCGCACGGCAGGCATCGACGACCGTCTCGCGGGGCTGGGACAGCTCCTGCGCAACCACTGA